In the genome of Thermus sp. LT1-2-5, one region contains:
- the thiI gene encoding tRNA uracil 4-sulfurtransferase ThiI — translation METLVLVNLFHELALKGQNRPFFLKKAKAHVREALRGLGATLEADWSMALLFRLEEAAWLEAQARLRTTLGVESFARVLRVPPSLPALESALEKVLAGERFASFRITAKRSDKSFPLTSPEIERHLGAFVKERTGAQVRLKGAEREFVVRILPGAALLEVARHPGPGGLPPGVSGKVVALLSGGIDSPVAAYRLMRRGAEVVLVHFHPFPLLSGASREKAMALAERLARFQHRIRLHLVPFSEVQRQIIVEAPTPYRVVLYRRYMLRIAEAIAREEGALALCTGDSLGQVASQTLENLQVVNQAATLPVFRPLIGWDKQEIMAEAKRIGTYPISILPDEECCTLFAPKHPVTRARLEVVLETEKRLPTEELLALALKEREVLAYAWPGRKPLGEAGEKAFIMEHGTPQG, via the coding sequence ATGGAAACCCTGGTCCTGGTGAACCTCTTCCACGAGCTGGCCCTGAAGGGGCAGAACCGCCCCTTTTTCCTGAAGAAGGCCAAGGCCCACGTGCGGGAAGCCCTTAGAGGGCTTGGGGCCACCCTGGAGGCGGACTGGTCCATGGCCCTCCTCTTCCGCCTGGAGGAGGCGGCCTGGCTCGAGGCCCAGGCGCGGCTCCGCACGACCCTGGGGGTGGAAAGCTTCGCCCGGGTCCTCCGGGTGCCCCCAAGCCTCCCCGCCCTGGAAAGCGCCCTGGAGAAGGTCCTGGCGGGGGAGCGCTTCGCGAGCTTCCGCATCACCGCCAAGCGCTCGGACAAAAGCTTCCCCCTCACCTCCCCCGAGATAGAGCGGCACCTGGGGGCCTTCGTGAAGGAAAGGACGGGGGCCCAGGTGCGGCTCAAGGGGGCGGAGCGGGAGTTCGTGGTGCGCATCCTCCCGGGGGCGGCCCTTTTGGAGGTGGCCCGCCACCCGGGGCCCGGGGGGCTTCCCCCGGGGGTTTCCGGGAAGGTGGTGGCCCTTCTCTCCGGGGGCATAGACTCCCCCGTGGCCGCCTACCGCCTCATGCGCCGGGGAGCGGAGGTGGTGCTCGTCCACTTCCACCCCTTCCCCCTCCTCTCCGGGGCGAGCCGGGAGAAGGCCATGGCCCTGGCGGAGCGCCTTGCCCGCTTCCAGCACCGCATCCGCCTCCACCTGGTGCCCTTCAGCGAGGTGCAGCGGCAGATCATCGTAGAGGCCCCCACCCCTTACCGGGTGGTCCTCTACCGCCGCTACATGCTCCGCATCGCCGAGGCCATCGCCCGGGAAGAGGGGGCCTTGGCCCTTTGCACGGGGGACAGCCTGGGCCAGGTGGCCTCCCAGACCCTGGAAAACCTCCAGGTGGTGAACCAGGCAGCCACCCTCCCCGTCTTCCGCCCCCTTATTGGGTGGGATAAGCAGGAGATCATGGCCGAGGCCAAGCGCATCGGCACCTATCCCATCTCCATCCTCCCGGACGAGGAGTGCTGCACCCTCTTCGCCCCCAAGCACCCCGTGACCCGGGCCAGGCTGGAGGTGGTGTTGGAAACCGAAAAGCGCCTCCCCACGGAGGAGCTCCTCGCCCTGGCCCTGAAGGAGCGGGAGGTGCTCGCCTACGCCTGGCCGGGGCGGAAGCCCCTGGGAGAGGCGGGGGAAAAGGCTTTTATAATGGAGC
- a CDS encoding DNA mismatch repair protein MutT, producing MREGPLQKRSVALAAWGEEGLLLVLRPEDDPEFGGAWGLPAVTLEGEETLEEAASRVAREKLGTALAEAKPLAFGVEERPRYTLELWVFEGRLLAPPRLPEPKPGKTYYAAFRFGRPEDLEEAARRGSLCSRLYLAVKGLCP from the coding sequence GTGCGCGAGGGGCCTTTGCAGAAGCGCTCCGTGGCCCTGGCCGCTTGGGGGGAGGAGGGGCTTCTCCTCGTCCTGCGGCCCGAGGACGACCCCGAGTTCGGGGGGGCCTGGGGGCTTCCCGCCGTGACCCTAGAAGGGGAGGAAACCCTGGAGGAGGCCGCCTCCCGCGTGGCCCGGGAGAAGCTGGGCACAGCCCTCGCCGAGGCCAAGCCCCTGGCCTTCGGGGTAGAGGAGAGGCCCCGTTACACCCTGGAGCTTTGGGTCTTTGAGGGGCGGCTCCTTGCGCCCCCCCGACTCCCCGAGCCCAAGCCGGGCAAGACCTACTACGCCGCCTTCCGCTTTGGCCGCCCGGAGGACCTCGAGGAGGCGGCCCGGCGGGGCTCCTTGTGCAGCCGGCTTTACCTGGCGGTGAAGGGGCTTTGCCCATGA
- a CDS encoding molybdopterin oxidoreductase family protein — protein MRARATCPLDCPDACSLLLTLEGGRLVRVEGDPRHPITRGFACAKTYRYPERVKERLLYPMRRVGRKGEGRFERVSWKEALDAIAERLRDILDREGGEAVLPYNYAGTMGLIENQHPLAFFRAIGASELLETICATAGSAAWEMTYGPRLAPDLEDLPENARYILLWGINSLSTHSHLTPFLKEAKARGAKVVHIDPYENLTSRFAHLHLKIRPGTDAALAYALAHVLFREGLVDWTYLEEAATGVEAFRQEAEAWPPERASALTGIDKEAIEALARELGEAKRVFLRVGYGMTRHPGGGNALRAVILLPALLGAWRYPGCGAMLSTSGAFPLNKRFLGGRHLLEGGHPHEGYFRPNPKARAINMNQLGTALTELTPPIRALFVFNSNPLVVAPNTGRVRAGLEREDLFTVVLEQVRTETALFADYLLPATLFHEHPDLYTSYGHYYLSWNEPLAEPEGEARPNTWVFRELARRLGLKEPTLYWSAEEVAQSLLATDHPYLEGITLERLKREGFLKLNLPKPFLPFARGPVRFSPPPQVIPTEPRPEYPLILLTPPAHRFLNTTYGNVEALVAAEGGEPLLLIHPEDARARGIADGMLVHIRSPWGRITRKARVSEAPRPGVVVLEGTWWERWAPDGKGVNHLTGEGLTDLGGGSTFHSTPVEVEPLRLAGFAPGPQSC, from the coding sequence ATGAGGGCCCGCGCCACCTGCCCCCTGGACTGCCCCGACGCCTGTAGCCTCCTCCTCACCCTAGAGGGAGGCCGCCTGGTGCGGGTGGAGGGGGATCCCCGCCACCCCATCACCCGGGGCTTCGCCTGCGCCAAGACCTACCGCTACCCCGAGAGGGTGAAGGAACGGCTCCTCTACCCCATGCGCCGGGTGGGGCGCAAGGGGGAGGGGCGGTTCGAAAGGGTCTCCTGGAAAGAGGCTTTGGACGCCATCGCCGAAAGGCTCAGGGACATCCTGGACCGCGAGGGGGGCGAGGCGGTCCTCCCCTACAACTACGCCGGCACCATGGGGCTCATAGAAAACCAACACCCCCTGGCCTTCTTCCGGGCCATCGGGGCCAGCGAGCTCCTGGAGACCATCTGCGCCACCGCGGGGAGCGCCGCCTGGGAGATGACCTACGGGCCCCGCCTCGCCCCTGACCTCGAGGACCTCCCGGAAAACGCCCGCTACATCCTCCTTTGGGGCATCAACAGCCTTTCCACCCACAGCCACCTCACCCCCTTCCTCAAGGAGGCCAAGGCCCGGGGGGCCAAGGTGGTCCACATCGATCCCTACGAGAACCTCACGAGCCGCTTCGCCCACCTCCACCTCAAAATCCGCCCCGGCACCGACGCCGCCTTGGCCTACGCCCTGGCCCACGTCCTCTTCCGGGAGGGCCTGGTGGACTGGACCTACCTGGAGGAGGCGGCCACGGGGGTGGAGGCCTTCCGCCAGGAGGCGGAGGCCTGGCCTCCCGAGCGAGCGAGCGCCCTCACCGGCATAGACAAGGAGGCCATAGAGGCCCTGGCCCGGGAGCTGGGCGAGGCCAAACGGGTCTTCCTGCGGGTGGGCTACGGCATGACCCGCCACCCGGGGGGCGGAAACGCCCTCAGGGCGGTGATCCTCCTCCCGGCCCTCCTCGGGGCCTGGCGCTACCCGGGCTGCGGGGCCATGCTCTCCACCAGCGGGGCCTTTCCCCTAAACAAGCGCTTCCTTGGGGGGCGGCACCTCCTGGAGGGAGGCCACCCCCACGAGGGCTACTTCCGCCCCAACCCCAAGGCCCGGGCCATCAACATGAACCAGCTGGGCACCGCCCTCACCGAGCTCACCCCGCCCATCCGGGCCCTCTTCGTCTTCAACAGCAACCCCCTGGTGGTGGCCCCCAACACGGGAAGGGTGCGGGCGGGGCTGGAGCGGGAGGACCTCTTCACCGTGGTCCTGGAACAGGTGAGGACGGAAACCGCCCTCTTCGCCGACTACCTCCTCCCCGCCACCCTCTTCCACGAGCACCCCGACCTCTACACCAGCTACGGCCACTACTACCTCTCCTGGAACGAGCCCTTGGCCGAGCCCGAAGGGGAGGCGAGGCCCAACACCTGGGTCTTCCGGGAGCTGGCCAGGCGGCTCGGCCTGAAGGAGCCCACCCTCTACTGGAGCGCCGAGGAGGTGGCCCAAAGCCTCCTGGCCACGGACCACCCCTACCTGGAGGGGATCACCCTGGAACGGCTCAAGCGGGAGGGCTTCCTCAAGCTCAACCTCCCCAAGCCCTTCCTGCCCTTCGCCCGAGGCCCCGTGCGCTTTAGCCCCCCTCCCCAGGTCATCCCCACGGAGCCCCGGCCGGAATACCCCCTAATCCTCCTCACCCCGCCCGCCCACCGCTTCCTCAACACCACCTACGGGAACGTGGAGGCCCTGGTGGCGGCGGAAGGGGGGGAGCCCCTGCTCCTCATCCACCCCGAGGACGCAAGGGCCCGGGGGATTGCCGACGGGATGCTGGTCCACATCCGCTCCCCCTGGGGGCGGATCACCCGCAAGGCCCGGGTGAGCGAGGCCCCCAGGCCCGGGGTGGTGGTCCTCGAGGGCACCTGGTGGGAGCGGTGGGCCCCCGACGGCAAAGGGGTGAACCACCTCACCGGGGAAGGGCTCACGGACCTGGGGGGCGGGAGCACCTTCCACAGCACCCCGGTGGAGGTGGAACCCTTGCGCCTGGCGGGATTTGCGCCTGGGCCACAATCCTGCTAG
- a CDS encoding carboxylesterase family protein: protein MPKKVGLLVLFGIALAQGFTVHTPLGKAQGRIEGEAIAFYGLPYAKAERFKAPEPVQAWPPGVGQEVVACPQTPGITEWFGGPIPPQREDCLVLNLYLPLEAPPPEGFPIMVYLHGGAFTSGAGAEPIYRGHRLVQEGVMVVAPNYRLGPLGFLALPALAQEDPRAVGNYALLDVLEALRFVQRYARHFGGNPKNVTLFGESAGGMLVCTLLATPEAQGLFHRAILQSGGCTYTRPLEEDFPFGEAWAKERGCDPKDLACLRGLPLERLLPREATLEAMGRFLSRPSVFRTGPFKPHRSPLLPQDPKEALRQGKAQGIPLIAGANAEEVTFPALQGLLGPRDWEEARRRLQESGLSPDQAETLLGVYRRRHPNPQAAWGELQTDLTLLCPSLQAARLQSPHAPTYAYLFTFRVPGLEGLGSFHGLELAPLFGHLHAPPFLPLFLGAEAWEKGEWLGKRMRRYWTGFAREGEPKGWPRWPLYREGYLLRLDVPLGLLPDPYEARCGPLEALGLL, encoded by the coding sequence GAATAGCCCTGGCGCAGGGCTTCACCGTCCATACCCCCTTGGGCAAGGCCCAGGGGCGGATAGAGGGCGAGGCCATCGCCTTCTATGGGCTCCCTTACGCTAAGGCGGAGCGGTTCAAGGCGCCCGAACCCGTCCAGGCCTGGCCCCCAGGCGTGGGCCAGGAGGTGGTGGCCTGCCCCCAAACGCCGGGGATCACGGAGTGGTTCGGCGGGCCCATCCCGCCACAACGGGAGGACTGCCTGGTGCTGAACCTCTACCTCCCCCTCGAGGCCCCGCCCCCGGAAGGGTTTCCCATCATGGTCTACCTCCACGGGGGCGCCTTCACCTCGGGGGCCGGAGCCGAACCCATCTACCGGGGGCACCGCCTGGTTCAGGAGGGCGTTATGGTGGTGGCCCCCAACTACCGCCTGGGGCCCCTGGGCTTTTTGGCCCTTCCCGCCCTGGCCCAGGAAGACCCGAGGGCGGTGGGGAACTATGCCCTTTTGGACGTCCTCGAGGCCCTGCGCTTCGTGCAGCGCTACGCCCGCCACTTCGGGGGCAACCCAAAGAACGTCACCCTCTTCGGGGAGTCCGCCGGGGGCATGCTGGTCTGCACCCTCCTCGCCACCCCCGAGGCCCAGGGGCTCTTCCACCGGGCCATTCTCCAGTCCGGGGGGTGCACCTACACGAGGCCCTTGGAGGAGGACTTCCCCTTCGGGGAGGCCTGGGCCAAGGAGCGGGGCTGCGACCCAAAGGACCTCGCCTGCCTGCGGGGCCTGCCCCTGGAGCGCCTCCTCCCCCGCGAGGCCACCCTGGAGGCCATGGGCCGCTTCCTCTCCCGGCCCTCCGTCTTCCGCACGGGGCCCTTCAAGCCCCACCGCTCCCCCCTCCTGCCCCAAGACCCCAAGGAGGCGCTCCGGCAAGGGAAAGCCCAGGGCATCCCCCTCATCGCCGGGGCCAACGCCGAGGAGGTCACCTTCCCCGCCCTCCAGGGGCTCCTGGGGCCCCGGGACTGGGAGGAAGCGCGGAGGAGGCTTCAGGAATCCGGGCTCTCCCCGGACCAAGCGGAAACCCTTCTTGGGGTTTACCGAAGGCGCCACCCGAACCCCCAAGCCGCCTGGGGGGAGCTCCAGACCGACCTCACCCTCCTCTGCCCCTCCCTGCAGGCGGCCCGCCTGCAGAGCCCCCACGCCCCCACCTACGCCTACCTCTTCACCTTCCGCGTCCCTGGCCTCGAGGGGCTAGGAAGCTTCCACGGCCTGGAGCTCGCCCCCCTTTTTGGCCACCTCCACGCGCCCCCCTTCCTCCCCCTCTTCCTGGGGGCGGAGGCCTGGGAAAAGGGGGAGTGGCTGGGAAAGCGGATGCGCCGCTACTGGACGGGCTTTGCCCGGGAAGGGGAGCCTAAGGGATGGCCCCGCTGGCCCCTCTACCGGGAGGGGTACCTCCTGCGGCTGGACGTCCCCCTAGGACTTCTCCCCGACCCCTATGAGGCGCGGTGCGGCCCCCTCGAGGCCCTTGGCCTACTATAG